The region TGCAATTCCCCAAAAGTACGGATAATGATCTCCACAAAGAAACGCGCCGCTGATTCCGCCCTTTCCATAAATTCCCGATCCTCTCGGGGAAAGAGACGCTCCGGATGAGAATTTTTTTTGATCTCCTCCAACAGGAAAGCGGCCTTGCCGAAATTTTTTGCGGTAGCTGTGATTTCCCGGAAATAGATCCAGTTTCTGTTATTCCGTGCCCTGTAACGGTCCAGAAAATGCTCCACATCCGAGGAATGCTTGATGACGTTGGCCAGGAATTCCATGTCCAGGAGTTTGTTCCTATCCAGCTTGAGAGCGTCTTCCACGTAATTTGAAAGGGAAAGAAACGGCCCGGCAAAGGGCGCCAGAATCCGTCCGAATTCGTCTTCGGAGATAATCTCCTGGTCCTCTTTTGAATCAAACAGCGTCAAGAAATCAGTCGTCATGCATACACCTTCAAACCAGAAATCCCATTTCTCTTTTCACCTGTAACAAAAAAATATCCTGCTACATTACCACGAAAATGCGGTTTTGACCACGAATCATACGAATGGGCCGAATCGGCAAAAGGCCTGTTTCACACGTGAGCAAGGCTTTCCAGCCCGGGCATTCGCGGCAACATCCCATTCTCACAGGCGATCCCATAAAGGGTGGTCACCACCAATTCCGTAAGATACTCGAGGATGGGGCCCGGACCGGCTTTCATGCCCCCAAAAAGCTTCACGGTCCCCAGATGGCGGCCCTGAGCGTTAGGAGGCCGTAGAGACAGGCCAGAATCATGAGGAGACCGTAAAGGCTCTTTTCTCCCATTTGCACAGCGCCCTTCTTGAAAGAGAGCGCCCTGAGGACATTTCCTGTGGCAGGAAGCAGGAGGACACCTCCGATGAAAAGTCCGGGAATGACCAGACCGGCCACCAGCGGAGGGAGAAATTTCAGGAGCGTCTGAATTCCCAGGAAAAACCAGGGGCCTTCCACCATGGCCATTGACGCCTCGGGAGGAATATCCATACCCGGTTTTACCAACAGGGCGTACAGGAAAAGCCCGATGCCCCCGCTGAGCATGAATCTCCGGTTCGGGAGCCATTCACGAATATGCCCTCTCATCAGGTAGAGAACCAAAAGGGGAAGCAAAAAACAGTGATAGAGATAGGGGAGAAAGAAAAAACTCTCACCGGGCACGATGAAGAGCGCTGCGACGGCCCTCCCCGCTATGGGAAGGGTTTCAAGGATGTTCATGAAAATGGCCCCTGCGAACCGTCCTTCCTGATCCCCTTTGAGGATAAAACCGGTGAAAAGGGTGTAAAAACAGAGGGCAAGAGAGACCACGAGAGCGAGCCATTCTCTAAGTGCGTACATCGAATAGCGCTTTCGAACAAAATGATCCACGGTGTGGAGCAACATGAGGATGACAAATACCTGACCGGCCCCGTAATGAAGTTGCCTGAAAAACCACCCATAGGGGACCAGAGAGGTGATCTCTTCCACATTCTGGAAGACGTTCCCGATAGGACGGTAGTAAAACATCAGGACCATTCCGGAGGCAAGGCAGAGGATCAGGGCCGAAAGCCCCAGGCGGGGAAGATAAATAGATATCCTGTTGATAATTCTGCCGGGGGATGACACACTGAATCCTCTATCCAATTTCCAGGACAACCTCTATGTCCCCACTGGCGGTCCTTGTCAGGGGGACCCTGTGTAGGTCTTTTCGTGCAGGGCCTGCGACCCGGTTGCCCGACACGGTGAAAACGCTCCCGTGACAGGGACATACGAATCTGCGGGAGACCGCATCGTAGTTGAGGGTGCATCCCAGATGGGTGCATCGGGCGGAGAGGGCAACCGTCTCATCCGGCTGCCGGATGAGATAGACCCCCTCTTTGAAGTTCACAGACCCAGCCTGATCATCCGGATGAAAGACAATCCTCTTTTTTGTGGTCTTCCTGAAGGTCATAAATGAGAAGGCAGGATAGGCCAGGAGCGATCCGCCCAGGAGGGAAACCGCCCATTGCAGACTCTTCTTGATGAACCCTCTTCTTTTGATCATTTTCCCTCACATCCCCCGCCCGGTCCATTTTCCCTTGAATTTATGCAAAAAATAGACAAAAATCAACTCTTCTATGGGCTGCAACGCAGAAGAGAACATCCCATTGCACAAATGCCTCAATTATCCCAAGGCGGCCTAACAGCCGCAACCAAAAGGGTATGGGTGCAAATCCCGGCAATTTTTGAGCGCTTACCCATATGGCGCCAACTTCTCCGCAGGGTGCAG is a window of Deltaproteobacteria bacterium DNA encoding:
- a CDS encoding cytochrome b N-terminal domain-containing protein; the encoded protein is MSSPGRIINRISIYLPRLGLSALILCLASGMVLMFYYRPIGNVFQNVEEITSLVPYGWFFRQLHYGAGQVFVILMLLHTVDHFVRKRYSMYALREWLALVVSLALCFYTLFTGFILKGDQEGRFAGAIFMNILETLPIAGRAVAALFIVPGESFFFLPYLYHCFLLPLLVLYLMRGHIREWLPNRRFMLSGGIGLFLYALLVKPGMDIPPEASMAMVEGPWFFLGIQTLLKFLPPLVAGLVIPGLFIGGVLLLPATGNVLRALSFKKGAVQMGEKSLYGLLMILACLYGLLTLRAAIWGP
- a CDS encoding Rieske (2Fe-2S) protein: MIKRRGFIKKSLQWAVSLLGGSLLAYPAFSFMTFRKTTKKRIVFHPDDQAGSVNFKEGVYLIRQPDETVALSARCTHLGCTLNYDAVSRRFVCPCHGSVFTVSGNRVAGPARKDLHRVPLTRTASGDIEVVLEIG